A window of Dehalococcoidia bacterium contains these coding sequences:
- a CDS encoding SufD family Fe-S cluster assembly protein, whose translation MQAVTSSRGQAAELIDALSSRHNEPEWLRQRRLEAWRLYQGSSTESARLEALLSERSGDTSSRTGRVWSGRFGGVIEQWGREIVSHSLSPEIAREGIVFADLHSAARDHASLLRERLMSVVTPQENGDEALNGALWSGGALAYLPPDAQALEPLAYLAGGAESAFRRVLLVAERGSAATFVEAGVSTGKTPAASDSVAEIVLAEGARVRYIMLQDWGRSTDCRLTLRAVLGEGSRLDLMVAGTGGASTKAKLEAVLAAHGATARIVALTVAGGDQRLEYSTLQEHKAPETVSDLLFKSALRGRARLQWRGLTRVESGAAGADANQESRSLLLSDRAQARPMPVLEIEAHDVSRCSHGATVSSLDEEQLFYLMSRGLSGRQAETAIVEGFFRQALDRLDGDGVRSGIERVLRRRLTAGRRRSSDGE comes from the coding sequence ATGCAGGCAGTGACTTCCAGCCGCGGACAGGCCGCAGAGCTCATCGACGCGCTCTCGTCGCGGCATAACGAGCCGGAGTGGCTGCGGCAGCGCCGCCTCGAGGCCTGGCGTCTGTATCAGGGGTCCTCGACGGAGAGCGCGCGCCTCGAAGCGCTGCTTTCGGAACGGAGCGGCGATACGTCTTCGCGTACGGGCCGCGTCTGGAGCGGCCGCTTCGGGGGCGTCATCGAGCAATGGGGGAGGGAAATCGTCTCGCATTCGCTCAGCCCCGAGATTGCACGGGAGGGTATTGTCTTCGCCGATCTGCATTCCGCCGCCCGCGACCACGCCTCGCTGCTGCGAGAGCGCCTGATGAGCGTCGTGACGCCGCAAGAGAACGGCGACGAGGCGCTGAACGGCGCGTTGTGGAGCGGCGGCGCGCTTGCGTACCTGCCCCCGGACGCGCAGGCGCTCGAGCCGCTGGCGTACCTGGCCGGCGGCGCGGAGAGCGCGTTCCGCCGCGTCCTGCTGGTCGCCGAAAGGGGCAGCGCCGCGACCTTCGTCGAGGCGGGCGTCTCGACAGGGAAAACGCCCGCCGCCAGCGACTCGGTCGCCGAGATAGTGCTCGCGGAAGGGGCGCGGGTGCGTTACATAATGTTGCAGGACTGGGGGCGCAGCACCGACTGCCGCCTCACCTTGCGGGCGGTCCTCGGCGAGGGGAGCAGGCTCGATCTGATGGTTGCCGGCACGGGAGGCGCCTCTACGAAGGCGAAGCTGGAGGCCGTCCTCGCGGCCCACGGCGCGACCGCCCGCATCGTCGCGCTCACTGTCGCCGGCGGCGATCAGCGCCTCGAGTACAGCACGTTGCAGGAGCACAAGGCGCCGGAGACGGTGAGCGACCTCCTGTTCAAGTCGGCGCTGAGGGGGCGCGCGCGTCTCCAGTGGCGCGGGCTCACCCGCGTCGAGAGCGGCGCAGCGGGCGCGGACGCTAATCAAGAGTCGCGCAGCCTGCTCCTCAGCGACCGGGCGCAAGCGAGGCCGATGCCCGTGCTCGAAATCGAGGCGCACGACGTGTCGCGCTGCAGCCACGGCGCCACCGTCAGCTCGCTCGACGAAGAGCAGCTCTTCTACCTGATGTCGCGGGGCCTGTCAGGCCGGCAGGCGGAGACGGCGATTGTGGAGGGCTTCTTCCGCCAGGCGCTCGACCGCCTCGACGGCGACGGCGTCAGGAGCGGCATCGAGCGCGTGCTGCGGCGCAGGCTGACTGCGGGACGTCGCCGCAGTTCAGACGGAGAATGA
- the sufC gene encoding Fe-S cluster assembly ATPase SufC has protein sequence MPEDQPLFVIDDLHVSVEGKEIVKGLNLTARRGEIHAVMGPNASGKSTLAHALMGHPRYEVTKGKVLLKGENILRLKPDERARRGLFLAFQYPRAIPGVSMVNFLRSALRSVRDEDVPVREFRAMLRETMDLLKLDDEFVRRYVNDGFSGGEMKRAEVLQMGILKPEMAVLDETDSGLDIDALRTVAEGISALADGTRSFLIITHYQRILNYVRPHFVHILFDGRIIKSGGPDLAHELEAEGYEGIIAAAQGAR, from the coding sequence ATGCCGGAAGACCAGCCGTTGTTCGTCATCGATGACCTCCACGTCAGCGTCGAAGGCAAGGAAATCGTGAAGGGTCTCAACCTGACGGCGCGGCGCGGAGAAATCCATGCCGTCATGGGCCCGAACGCCTCCGGCAAGAGCACGCTCGCGCACGCCCTCATGGGCCACCCCCGCTACGAGGTGACGAAGGGCAAAGTCCTGCTGAAGGGGGAGAACATTCTCCGCCTCAAGCCGGACGAGCGGGCCCGCCGCGGCCTCTTCCTCGCCTTCCAGTACCCGCGCGCCATCCCGGGCGTGAGCATGGTCAATTTCCTCCGCTCCGCCCTTCGCTCCGTGCGCGATGAGGACGTGCCGGTGCGCGAGTTCAGGGCGATGCTCAGGGAGACGATGGACCTCCTCAAACTCGACGATGAGTTCGTGCGCCGCTACGTCAACGACGGCTTCTCCGGCGGCGAGATGAAGCGGGCGGAGGTGCTCCAGATGGGCATCCTCAAGCCTGAGATGGCCGTCCTCGACGAGACGGACTCGGGGCTCGACATCGATGCCCTGAGGACGGTGGCGGAGGGGATAAGCGCCCTCGCCGACGGCACGCGCAGCTTCCTCATTATCACCCACTACCAGCGCATACTGAACTACGTCCGCCCTCACTTCGTGCACATCCTCTTCGACGGCCGCATCATCAAGTCGGGCGGCCCCGACCTCGCCCACGAGCTGGAGGCGGAGGGCTACGAGGGGATAATCGCCGCGGCGCAGGGGGCGCGCTGA
- a CDS encoding metal-sulfur cluster assembly factor, whose amino-acid sequence MLFSEETVREKLRDVIDPELGMNVVDLGLIYKVKIEGTTVRITYTLTSPACPLGPAIAAAIQRSASELPGVESVELALTFSPPWDPKTMASEEARMEMGIW is encoded by the coding sequence ATGCTTTTCTCGGAAGAGACGGTGCGTGAGAAGCTACGCGACGTCATCGACCCCGAGCTGGGAATGAACGTCGTCGACCTCGGCCTCATCTACAAAGTGAAGATAGAAGGGACGACCGTCCGCATCACCTACACGCTGACGAGCCCCGCCTGTCCCTTGGGTCCTGCTATCGCCGCCGCCATCCAGCGCTCGGCGTCGGAGCTCCCCGGGGTCGAGAGCGTCGAGCTCGCGCTTACGTTCAGCCCGCCCTGGGACCCGAAGACGATGGCAAGTGAAGAGGCGCGGATGGAGATGGGAATCTGGTAG
- the sufB gene encoding Fe-S cluster assembly protein SufB — translation MTERKAVDIMSDGYKWGFHDEAEYLFKTEKGLSRAVVEEIAGIKEEPQWMRDFRLHALELFEKKPMPAWGPDLSDIRFDDMYYYARASDRAERDWKDVPDYIRRTFDRLGIPEAEQKFLAGVGAQYDSEVVYHNLREELSKQGVIFVDTDTAVREYPDLVRRYMGTIVPSGDNKFAALNSAVWSGGSFVYVPEGVRVEIPLQAYFRINAENIGQFERTLIIAEPGSFVHYIEGCTAPIYTTNSLHAAVVEVIVKKGARVRYSTVQNWSTNVFNLVTKRSAVYEDGVVEWVDGNLGSRTTMKYPGIYLMGRGAHGEVLSLSFAGRGQHQDTGAKAIHAAPYTSSVITAKSISKDGGRASYRGLVKAARGAKGVKSSVRCDALLMDDDSRSDTYPTMDIEEQSALIAHEATVSKVGEEQLFYLQSRGIEQQEATKMIVNGFVEPVVKELPMEYAVELNRLIELQLEGAVG, via the coding sequence ATGACGGAGCGCAAAGCCGTTGACATAATGTCGGACGGCTACAAGTGGGGCTTCCACGACGAGGCCGAGTACCTCTTCAAGACGGAGAAGGGCCTCTCGCGCGCCGTCGTCGAAGAAATAGCAGGGATAAAGGAAGAGCCGCAGTGGATGCGTGACTTCCGCCTGCACGCGCTCGAGCTGTTCGAGAAGAAGCCGATGCCGGCGTGGGGCCCCGACCTCTCCGACATCCGGTTCGACGACATGTACTACTACGCGCGCGCCAGCGACAGGGCGGAGCGCGACTGGAAGGACGTGCCCGACTACATCCGCCGCACCTTCGACCGGCTGGGCATACCGGAAGCGGAGCAGAAATTCCTCGCCGGCGTGGGGGCGCAGTACGACTCGGAGGTCGTATACCATAACCTGCGCGAGGAGCTGTCGAAGCAGGGAGTCATCTTCGTCGACACCGACACCGCCGTGCGCGAGTACCCCGACCTTGTCCGCCGCTATATGGGTACCATCGTCCCGTCCGGCGACAACAAGTTCGCCGCCCTCAACAGCGCCGTTTGGAGCGGCGGCAGCTTCGTCTACGTTCCGGAGGGCGTGCGCGTGGAGATACCTCTTCAGGCCTACTTCCGCATCAACGCTGAAAACATCGGCCAGTTCGAGAGGACGCTGATAATCGCCGAGCCAGGCAGCTTTGTGCACTACATCGAGGGGTGCACCGCGCCTATCTACACCACGAACTCGCTGCACGCCGCCGTAGTGGAGGTGATCGTCAAGAAGGGCGCTCGCGTCCGTTACAGCACCGTGCAGAACTGGTCGACGAACGTCTTCAACCTCGTGACCAAGCGCTCGGCCGTTTACGAGGACGGCGTCGTCGAATGGGTCGACGGCAACCTGGGCAGCCGCACGACGATGAAGTACCCCGGCATCTATCTCATGGGGCGCGGCGCCCACGGCGAGGTGCTATCGTTGAGCTTCGCCGGCCGCGGCCAGCACCAGGACACCGGCGCCAAGGCGATTCACGCCGCCCCTTACACGAGCTCCGTCATCACCGCCAAGTCCATCAGCAAGGACGGCGGCCGCGCGAGCTACCGCGGGCTGGTGAAGGCGGCGCGCGGCGCGAAGGGCGTGAAATCGAGCGTGCGCTGCGACGCCCTCCTCATGGACGACGACTCGCGCTCCGACACCTACCCGACGATGGATATCGAGGAGCAGTCGGCGCTGATCGCCCACGAGGCCACAGTCAGCAAGGTGGGCGAGGAGCAACTCTTCTACTTGCAGAGCCGTGGCATCGAGCAGCAGGAAGCGACGAAGATGATCGTGAACGGCTTCGTGGAGCCGGTGGTCAAGGAGCTGCCGATGGAGTACGCGGTCGAGCTCAACCGGCTGATCGAGCTGCAACTGGAAGGGGCGGTCGGCTAG
- a CDS encoding cysteine desulfurase translates to MIDVEAVRRDFPILERRVHGRPLVYLDNAATTQKPRAVIDALSQYYERSNANIHRGLHALAEEATAAYEGTRAKVAGLINAPTAESVVFTRNTTESINLVAHSWGRKRLRPGDEIVLTVMEHHSNLIPWQLLAKETGARLRFIDIDDEGRLRRDDIERLIGERTRLVAFTQMSNVLGTINPAAEIIARAHSRGALALVDGAQSVPHMPVDVQEMDCDFLAFSSHKMLGPTGVGVLYARRELLEDMEPFLGGGEMISRVSLEDASWNEVPWKFEAGTPNIGGVIALGAAIDYLKALGMESVRAHEMELGRYALEALAGIPGVTVYGPKNADSRGAVVAFNYGDLHPHDIGTALDSYGIAIRAGHHCAQPLMARLGVVATARASFYIYNRTDEVDALARGIREAARFFERVPLS, encoded by the coding sequence ATGATAGACGTCGAAGCGGTGCGAAGAGACTTTCCTATTCTCGAACGGCGAGTACACGGCCGGCCGCTCGTCTACCTCGACAACGCCGCCACCACGCAGAAGCCGCGCGCGGTCATCGATGCCCTTTCGCAGTACTACGAGCGCTCGAACGCTAACATACATCGCGGGCTGCACGCTCTGGCGGAAGAGGCGACGGCGGCCTATGAGGGGACGCGGGCGAAGGTGGCCGGCCTGATAAACGCGCCGACCGCCGAGAGTGTCGTCTTCACCCGCAACACCACGGAATCCATCAACCTCGTGGCCCACTCCTGGGGACGGAAGCGGCTGCGCCCCGGCGACGAGATCGTGCTGACGGTGATGGAGCACCACAGCAACCTCATCCCCTGGCAACTGCTGGCGAAGGAGACGGGCGCGCGACTGCGCTTCATCGACATCGACGACGAGGGGCGCCTGCGCCGCGACGACATCGAACGGCTCATCGGCGAGAGGACGCGGCTGGTCGCGTTCACGCAGATGTCGAACGTGCTCGGGACGATCAACCCTGCCGCGGAGATCATCGCGCGGGCCCACAGCCGCGGCGCGCTCGCGCTCGTCGACGGGGCGCAGAGCGTGCCCCACATGCCTGTCGACGTCCAGGAGATGGACTGCGATTTCCTCGCCTTCTCCAGCCACAAGATGCTCGGGCCCACGGGAGTCGGCGTGCTCTACGCCAGGCGCGAGCTCCTGGAGGACATGGAGCCCTTCCTCGGCGGCGGCGAGATGATCAGCAGGGTGTCGCTGGAGGACGCCTCCTGGAATGAGGTGCCCTGGAAGTTCGAGGCGGGGACGCCCAATATCGGCGGTGTCATCGCCCTCGGCGCTGCCATCGACTACCTGAAGGCGCTGGGAATGGAATCGGTGAGAGCGCACGAAATGGAGCTTGGCCGCTACGCTCTGGAGGCGCTGGCGGGCATCCCCGGCGTCACCGTGTACGGCCCGAAGAACGCGGACAGCCGCGGCGCCGTCGTCGCTTTCAACTACGGCGACCTGCATCCTCACGACATCGGCACGGCGCTCGATAGCTATGGCATCGCCATACGCGCCGGCCACCACTGCGCGCAGCCGTTGATGGCGCGGTTGGGCGTGGTCGCCACCGCCCGCGCCAGCTTCTACATCTATAACCGGACGGACGAAGTGGATGCCCTGGCGCGGGGAATACGAGAAGCAGCGAGGTTCTTCGAACGTGTCCCACTATCCTGA
- a CDS encoding peptidylprolyl isomerase — MPESKHRRKRGARRTSRAADWSGPATKHGPFGLFSNIKLFYFLGALIMVGSLAVGGICALPQGQTAEPTPTPEPTAEVTAEGAVTPEETPVAKKWYPAPPPMTIDVAKSYTAIVKTDKGDFSIELFDDQAPNTVNNFVFLARDGFYDGLTFHYVKPDFSVMTGDPSGAGTGGPGYNIAKEETPHRFEAGTVGMVNGSIFFVALTESKKFETGEFWAFGRVDEEGLKVVRQLAVGDTVLGVEIIEQ, encoded by the coding sequence ATGCCGGAAAGCAAGCACAGGCGCAAGCGAGGGGCGAGGCGGACGAGCCGCGCCGCCGATTGGTCGGGCCCGGCGACCAAACACGGCCCCTTCGGACTATTCTCCAACATCAAGCTGTTCTACTTTCTCGGCGCTCTGATCATGGTGGGCAGCCTCGCGGTCGGCGGCATATGCGCGCTGCCGCAGGGGCAGACGGCTGAGCCCACGCCGACGCCGGAGCCGACAGCGGAGGTAACCGCAGAAGGCGCCGTCACCCCGGAGGAGACGCCGGTGGCCAAGAAATGGTACCCCGCGCCGCCGCCGATGACGATCGACGTAGCGAAGTCCTATACTGCGATCGTCAAGACCGACAAGGGCGATTTCTCCATCGAGCTGTTTGACGACCAGGCGCCCAACACGGTCAACAACTTCGTATTCCTGGCGCGCGACGGCTTCTATGACGGTCTTACCTTTCACTACGTGAAGCCTGACTTTTCCGTCATGACCGGCGACCCCTCCGGCGCGGGCACGGGCGGCCCCGGGTACAACATCGCGAAGGAAGAGACGCCGCATCGCTTCGAGGCGGGCACCGTCGGCATGGTGAACGGGAGCATCTTCTTCGTCGCACTCACCGAGTCAAAGAAGTTCGAGACCGGCGAGTTCTGGGCCTTCGGCAGGGTGGACGAGGAGGGTCTCAAGGTAGTCCGGCAGCTCGCCGTGGGCGACACGGTGCTTGGCGTCGAAATCATCGAACAGTAG
- a CDS encoding ABC transporter permease subunit codes for MSAAVFTVNVWFHRYTALAWVIGVGALAFLTGALYRSIGAADYVELIEQFPEGLRAFMGLDPNAPIPSGEEFAVNLWMNTQFLSFGAALFAIYAVVHCGAAVAREREKGTLDLILSQPVARSRFLLWRWLVFVVASAVLAVAAALTLMAGLATAAATANVLNLSLTLFQAWMVALAVAGYSLAFSCLFLSTAKAAAAAGLLTTAFYAIDIVARTVERVEWSGNISLFHFYDPQRILDTGELSWVGLLVSGGVALGALAVAAVIFERRDIVT; via the coding sequence GTGAGCGCCGCGGTCTTCACCGTGAACGTCTGGTTCCATCGCTACACCGCGCTGGCGTGGGTAATCGGCGTCGGCGCGCTTGCCTTCCTCACGGGAGCCCTGTACCGCAGCATAGGCGCGGCCGACTACGTGGAGCTGATCGAGCAGTTCCCGGAAGGTCTGCGCGCGTTCATGGGTCTCGATCCGAATGCGCCCATACCGTCGGGAGAGGAGTTCGCGGTCAATCTTTGGATGAACACGCAGTTCCTGAGCTTTGGGGCGGCGCTGTTCGCCATCTACGCCGTCGTTCACTGCGGCGCCGCCGTCGCCCGCGAGCGCGAGAAAGGGACGCTGGACCTCATACTGAGCCAGCCGGTAGCGCGAAGCCGCTTCCTGCTCTGGCGGTGGCTGGTGTTCGTTGTCGCGTCCGCCGTCCTCGCGGTGGCCGCGGCGCTGACCTTGATGGCGGGGCTGGCTACCGCAGCCGCAACCGCCAACGTGCTGAACCTTTCGCTTACCCTCTTCCAGGCATGGATGGTGGCTCTGGCGGTGGCCGGTTACTCGCTGGCCTTCTCCTGCTTGTTCCTCTCGACAGCGAAGGCGGCAGCGGCGGCGGGCCTTCTCACCACCGCCTTCTACGCTATCGACATCGTCGCCCGGACAGTGGAGAGGGTGGAATGGTCGGGCAACATCTCTCTCTTCCACTTCTACGACCCGCAGCGCATCCTCGATACGGGGGAGCTTTCGTGGGTCGGTCTCCTGGTCTCCGGCGGAGTGGCCCTGGGGGCGCTGGCGGTGGCGGCGGTGATATTCGAGCGGCGCGACATCGTGACCTAG
- a CDS encoding SUF system NifU family Fe-S cluster assembly protein, with amino-acid sequence MSHYPEPELDELYRELILDHYRNPRNHGKLSDPDVVGEGYNPLCGDEIEVHVRLEDGRITEAAFSGRGCSISQASGSMMTEAVKGKSVDDIVALADAFMRMMKDPDFVPPEEMGDLEAFQGVARFPVRVKCATLAWHALREGLKRRSD; translated from the coding sequence GTGTCCCACTATCCTGAGCCGGAACTGGACGAGCTCTACCGCGAGCTTATCCTCGACCACTACCGCAATCCGCGGAACCACGGCAAGCTGAGCGACCCCGACGTGGTTGGGGAGGGCTACAACCCCCTCTGCGGCGACGAGATCGAGGTGCACGTGCGTCTCGAGGACGGGCGCATCACGGAGGCGGCCTTCAGCGGGCGTGGCTGCTCCATTAGCCAGGCCTCCGGCTCGATGATGACGGAAGCGGTGAAGGGCAAGTCGGTCGACGACATCGTCGCGCTCGCCGACGCCTTCATGCGGATGATGAAGGACCCCGATTTCGTGCCGCCGGAAGAGATGGGCGATCTGGAGGCGTTCCAGGGCGTCGCCCGCTTTCCGGTGCGCGTCAAATGCGCTACCCTTGCCTGGCACGCGCTCCGAGAGGGGCTCAAGCGCCGCTCCGACTAA
- a CDS encoding NTPase, with the protein MNENVFLISGRPGSGKTTVVRRIVEALAVRAGGFYTQETRGTDGRRTGFEIVTLQGTRAPLAGVHIRSPYRVGKYGVNLRGIDEVAVPAIHDAVKDCDLILIDEIGRMELYSQDFRDAVTDAIESGKPVLGTIMLAAHPWADAVRSRADVHVFPIDPSSRDSVARLVLDRLRPLFH; encoded by the coding sequence ATGAACGAGAACGTCTTCCTCATCAGCGGCCGGCCCGGGTCGGGAAAGACCACCGTCGTCCGGCGCATCGTGGAGGCGCTTGCCGTCAGGGCGGGCGGCTTTTACACGCAGGAGACGCGGGGCACCGACGGCCGCCGCACGGGGTTCGAGATCGTAACGCTTCAGGGAACGCGCGCCCCCCTTGCCGGGGTCCATATTCGCAGCCCCTATCGCGTCGGGAAATACGGCGTCAATCTCAGGGGTATCGACGAGGTGGCCGTCCCGGCAATCCACGATGCTGTGAAGGACTGCGATCTCATTCTCATCGACGAGATCGGCAGGATGGAGCTGTATTCGCAAGACTTCCGAGACGCGGTGACTGATGCCATCGAAAGTGGGAAGCCCGTGCTGGGGACGATAATGCTCGCCGCCCACCCTTGGGCCGACGCCGTCCGTTCTCGCGCCGACGTGCATGTCTTTCCGATCGATCCATCGAGCCGCGACTCCGTCGCCCGTCTGGTACTGGACCGGCTGCGCCCGCTCTTCCACTAG
- a CDS encoding response regulator transcription factor, translating to MQGRHKGKKLRLLVVEDDGLWRDMFRLALSAQPRLELVDIKSSGEELLPLCRSVRPDVLLIDLDSAATKECVGAARAGKAERPEMGVVVIAAAADRECLAALPSPDTPGWSLIVKQSLSDMSALVHAIEAAAAGLVVLDPALLAATLEPRHSRLSRLTPRQLEVLQLMAKGLSNSAIAKALVLEEKSVENHINAIFSQLVVNHDASAHPRVKAVITYLEETGAHPSRAA from the coding sequence ATGCAGGGACGCCACAAAGGAAAGAAGCTGCGCCTGCTCGTCGTCGAGGATGACGGCCTGTGGCGCGACATGTTCCGCCTCGCCCTCTCCGCCCAGCCCCGGCTCGAGCTTGTTGACATCAAGAGCAGCGGCGAGGAGCTGCTGCCCCTGTGCCGGTCGGTCCGCCCCGACGTACTGCTCATCGACCTCGATTCGGCGGCGACGAAGGAGTGCGTGGGGGCGGCGCGCGCGGGCAAGGCGGAGCGGCCGGAGATGGGCGTCGTTGTGATTGCCGCCGCCGCCGACAGGGAATGTCTCGCCGCGCTTCCCTCGCCCGACACGCCCGGCTGGTCGCTGATCGTCAAACAATCGCTTTCCGACATGAGCGCGCTCGTCCACGCCATCGAAGCGGCGGCTGCCGGGCTCGTCGTGCTCGATCCGGCGCTCCTCGCAGCCACCCTCGAGCCCCGGCATTCGCGCCTGAGCCGCCTAACGCCGCGCCAACTGGAGGTCCTGCAACTCATGGCGAAGGGGCTCAGCAATTCCGCCATCGCCAAAGCGTTGGTGCTGGAAGAGAAGTCGGTGGAGAACCACATCAATGCCATATTCAGCCAGCTCGTGGTGAACCACGACGCTTCCGCCCACCCGCGGGTGAAGGCCGTTATCACCTATCTCGAGGAGACGGGCGCCCATCCCTCACGGGCGGCCTGA
- a CDS encoding ABC transporter ATP-binding protein, with protein sequence MIPAIRTYGLSKRYGQVLALDNLDLTVERGEIFGYLGPNGAGKTTTIRLLLDFIRPTQGRAEVLGHDVRADSLAVRRRTGYLQGDVALYDAMTGEHLLELLNRLRGASNLAHGRALAERLDIDLKRKIGAYSSGMRQKLALVAALMPQPELLILDEPTKGLDPLVQQEVYKILREEQAQGRTIFLSSHNLPEVERVCNRVAILRRGKLMAVEEVEAIQHKKVRTLEVTFERPVPREALLIAGTELRSMNGNRAEFQVSGHVREVLRALTELPVEDIVFPEATLEETFMQFYSEGSEE encoded by the coding sequence ATGATCCCTGCCATCCGCACCTACGGGCTCTCCAAGCGCTACGGACAGGTGCTCGCGCTCGACAACCTCGACCTGACGGTGGAACGGGGCGAGATCTTCGGCTATCTGGGGCCGAACGGCGCCGGCAAGACGACGACGATCCGCCTCCTTCTCGACTTCATACGTCCCACTCAAGGCCGCGCCGAGGTGCTCGGGCACGACGTTCGCGCCGATTCGCTGGCCGTGCGTCGCCGCACCGGCTATCTGCAGGGAGACGTCGCGCTTTACGATGCCATGACCGGCGAGCATCTCCTCGAGTTGCTGAACCGGCTGCGCGGCGCGTCGAACCTCGCGCACGGGCGGGCGCTCGCCGAACGCCTCGATATCGACCTCAAGCGCAAGATAGGCGCCTACTCTTCGGGGATGCGCCAGAAACTGGCGCTGGTCGCCGCCCTCATGCCACAGCCCGAACTACTCATCCTCGACGAGCCGACGAAGGGGCTCGATCCCCTCGTGCAGCAGGAGGTCTACAAGATACTACGCGAGGAGCAAGCCCAGGGGCGCACGATCTTCCTTTCGTCGCACAATCTTCCGGAGGTGGAGCGCGTGTGCAACCGCGTGGCGATACTGCGCCGCGGCAAGCTGATGGCGGTCGAAGAGGTCGAGGCGATTCAGCACAAGAAGGTGCGCACGCTCGAGGTGACGTTCGAGCGGCCCGTGCCGCGCGAGGCGCTGCTCATCGCGGGGACGGAGCTGCGAAGCATGAACGGGAACCGCGCCGAATTCCAGGTCTCCGGGCACGTGCGCGAGGTGCTGCGCGCTCTCACCGAACTCCCGGTCGAAGATATCGTCTTCCCGGAGGCAACGCTCGAAGAGACGTTCATGCAGTTCTACAGCGAAGGGAGCGAGGAGTGA